Proteins co-encoded in one Patescibacteria group bacterium genomic window:
- a CDS encoding HU family DNA-binding protein has translation MTKDELIEAVAGNCCSKKEASEAVNAMLDTITSALSKGNDVVLTGFGKFSVSKRAARMGVNPRTGEKLQIAATTVPKFKAGKALKDAVK, from the coding sequence ATGACTAAAGATGAATTAATTGAAGCGGTTGCTGGCAACTGCTGTTCAAAAAAAGAAGCGTCAGAAGCGGTTAACGCGATGCTCGACACTATCACGAGCGCGTTATCAAAAGGCAATGATGTGGTTTTGACCGGTTTTGGAAAATTCAGCGTTTCAAAAAGAGCCGCCCGCATGGGAGTCAACCCAAGAACCGGCGAAAAACTTCAAATCGCCGCGACAACAGTTCCGAAATTCAAAGCAGGCAAAGCGTTAAAAGACGCAGTGAAGTAA
- a CDS encoding NAD(P)/FAD-dependent oxidoreductase has product MYDLIIIGGGPAGLSAGIYARRYGINFLVIGQIKGGTVNEAHIVDNYLGFKSISGPDLAKKFYEHFNAKTKNEQVVKLTKSGVKSPIFEVVTDKGRYQAKSLILGLGMKMRKLGIKNEDKFLNKGISYCAPDISTLKNKTVAVVGGGDSALTLVLKVSDYAKKAYIILRRDEFRGAPSLVKKAEKKENIEILYCAQVAEAKGKKSLEKIILNNGNEVKLNELFIEVGGVPNVHLCGELKIEMDNNFIAVNKEQATNVPGVFAAGDITNNPLKQIITACAEGAVAATGVYKYLRNVKE; this is encoded by the coding sequence ATGTATGATTTGATTATCATTGGCGGAGGACCGGCTGGTTTGTCAGCTGGGATATACGCCCGAAGGTATGGGATTAATTTTTTAGTTATCGGGCAAATAAAGGGCGGAACTGTCAATGAAGCCCATATTGTTGATAACTATTTGGGATTTAAGTCCATTTCGGGACCTGATTTGGCAAAGAAATTTTACGAACATTTCAATGCCAAAACCAAAAACGAACAAGTTGTAAAGTTGACAAAAAGTGGGGTTAAGTCCCCCATTTTTGAAGTGGTAACCGATAAAGGAAGGTATCAAGCCAAATCGTTAATTTTGGGATTGGGAATGAAAATGCGAAAGTTGGGGATAAAAAACGAAGATAAATTTTTAAATAAAGGAATTTCGTATTGCGCGCCTGATATTTCCACGCTAAAAAACAAAACTGTCGCCGTGGTTGGAGGAGGAGACAGCGCGTTAACTCTTGTGTTAAAGGTCTCTGATTACGCTAAAAAAGCGTACATAATTCTCCGCCGAGACGAATTTCGGGGAGCGCCAAGTTTGGTTAAAAAAGCGGAAAAGAAGGAGAATATTGAAATTCTTTATTGCGCCCAAGTCGCCGAAGCGAAGGGCAAAAAATCGCTTGAGAAAATTATTCTCAATAACGGGAACGAAGTGAAACTTAACGAACTTTTTATTGAAGTTGGCGGCGTGCCAAATGTCCATTTATGCGGCGAATTGAAAATAGAAATGGATAATAATTTTATTGCCGTCAATAAAGAACAAGCAACCAATGTCCCAGGCGTTTTCGCGGCAGGGGATATTACCAACAACCCTCTCAAACAAATTATCACCGCCTGCGCCGAAGGGGCAGTCGCCGCCACCGGGGTTTATAAGTATTTGAGGAATGTTAAGGAATGA
- a CDS encoding TIGR00282 family metallophosphoesterase, whose translation MKILFLGDIVGRPGREALKKVIPLWRDEFEPDLIIANGENMAHGAGITRNSLEEVLGAGIDLVTSGDHTWKHKEIAGLLEDKKIPLIRPANFPPGLPGKGYRLIEIRTKKVLVINLIGRVFMRQQYDDPFRKADKILKAMSEEADIIIVDWHAEATAEKVCLGWYLDGRVTAVLGTHTHVPTADERVLPNGTAYISDVGMVGVRDSSLGRRKEDAIKRYLTQGNIRLEVAEGPVEVDAVLIGTGKNGKANKIERIQKIVDL comes from the coding sequence ATGAAAATCTTATTCTTGGGAGATATTGTTGGACGGCCGGGGCGGGAAGCGCTTAAGAAAGTTATTCCGCTTTGGCGCGATGAATTTGAACCGGACCTGATAATCGCCAATGGAGAAAATATGGCTCACGGCGCGGGGATTACTCGAAATAGTTTAGAAGAGGTCTTGGGGGCAGGTATTGACTTAGTCACTTCAGGCGACCATACTTGGAAACACAAGGAAATAGCAGGTCTTTTGGAAGATAAAAAAATTCCTTTAATTCGTCCCGCTAATTTCCCGCCCGGTTTGCCTGGAAAGGGCTATCGTTTGATTGAAATAAGGACTAAAAAGGTTTTAGTCATTAATTTAATCGGGCGGGTCTTTATGCGGCAGCAATACGACGACCCTTTTAGGAAAGCGGATAAAATCCTAAAAGCGATGTCTGAAGAAGCCGACATTATTATTGTTGACTGGCACGCTGAAGCGACAGCCGAAAAGGTTTGTTTAGGATGGTATTTAGACGGGCGAGTGACGGCTGTCTTGGGAACGCATACCCATGTTCCGACCGCCGACGAAAGAGTTCTGCCTAACGGCACCGCCTATATCTCCGATGTTGGAATGGTTGGCGTAAGGGACTCAAGTTTAGGAAGAAGAAAAGAAGACGCGATTAAAAGATATTTAACGCAAGGCAATATAAGATTGGAAGTTGCTGAGGGGCCAGTAGAAGTGGACGCTGTTTTAATAGGAACAGGAAAAAACGGAAAAGCTAATAAAATTGAAAGAATTCAAAAAATTGTTGATTTATAG
- the nusA gene encoding transcription termination factor NusA, giving the protein MEKQPFASAIEQICEEKGISRERVMETVEMALAAAYKKEYGRKNQNIRVDFNLEKEMKVFQIKLVVDKSMLKTDEGEEGEIETEERNEVKGEGGETERKIRLNPEKHILIEEVKDINLKEKPIFKGKKLTEKIKEKIKPGDEIEFPLEVAGDFGRIAAQTAKQVIIQRIREAEREAIYEEYKDKEGNIASGIVQRIENNNVFLDIGKATGVMFPEEQIPREYYRIGQRLRVYIVEAHKDSRGPMVTLSRAHPKMVSKLFALEVPEIAAETVVIKSIAREAGSRTKIAVASTEERVDPIGSMIGQKGTRVQAVINELSGEKIDIVQWAEDPFKFISHALSPAKVVNVKIDKEKGQAEVAVPEDQLSLAIGVKGQNVRLAAKLTGWKIDIVAAEKEKPKEEKEEKKKKKVIKKEVKKEMKEKKEKKAEKSEKTPDKKEKKKVKKKEK; this is encoded by the coding sequence ATGGAGAAACAACCATTTGCTTCAGCAATTGAACAAATTTGCGAGGAGAAGGGCATTTCCAGAGAAAGGGTTATGGAGACCGTGGAAATGGCTTTGGCGGCCGCCTATAAGAAAGAATATGGCCGCAAAAACCAGAATATTCGGGTTGATTTTAATTTGGAAAAAGAAATGAAGGTCTTTCAAATTAAACTTGTTGTTGATAAGTCAATGTTAAAGACAGATGAAGGCGAGGAAGGGGAAATTGAAACGGAAGAAAGGAACGAAGTTAAAGGCGAAGGAGGGGAAACCGAGAGAAAAATTCGACTTAATCCAGAAAAACACATTTTAATTGAAGAAGTCAAAGATATTAATTTGAAAGAAAAGCCGATTTTCAAAGGGAAAAAATTAACCGAAAAAATAAAAGAGAAAATAAAGCCGGGAGATGAAATTGAATTTCCTTTGGAAGTCGCGGGCGATTTTGGACGGATTGCCGCCCAAACCGCTAAGCAAGTCATTATCCAGCGCATCAGAGAAGCGGAAAGAGAAGCGATTTACGAAGAATACAAAGACAAAGAAGGAAACATCGCGAGCGGTATTGTCCAAAGGATAGAGAATAATAATGTCTTTTTGGATATTGGCAAAGCGACGGGCGTAATGTTCCCGGAGGAGCAAATCCCTCGCGAATATTACCGAATTGGCCAGCGATTAAGGGTTTATATCGTTGAAGCGCACAAGGATTCGCGCGGCCCGATGGTAACTCTTTCAAGAGCGCATCCTAAAATGGTGAGCAAACTTTTCGCGCTTGAAGTCCCTGAAATTGCCGCAGAAACGGTTGTGATTAAATCAATCGCGAGAGAAGCGGGTTCTCGCACTAAAATCGCCGTTGCTTCAACGGAAGAGAGAGTTGACCCGATTGGCTCAATGATTGGGCAAAAAGGAACGCGCGTCCAAGCCGTAATTAACGAATTATCTGGCGAAAAAATTGATATTGTCCAATGGGCGGAAGACCCTTTTAAGTTTATAAGCCACGCGCTTTCTCCTGCTAAAGTGGTTAATGTTAAAATAGACAAAGAGAAAGGACAAGCCGAAGTGGCTGTGCCCGAGGACCAACTTTCTTTGGCAATCGGCGTTAAGGGGCAAAATGTCCGATTAGCCGCCAAATTAACGGGATGGAAAATTGATATTGTCGCCGCGGAGAAAGAAAAGCCGAAGGAAGAAAAAGAAGAAAAGAAAAAAAAGAAAGTAATTAAAAAAGAAGTTAAGAAAGAAATGAAGGAGAAGAAAGAGAAAAAAGCAGAGAAAAGCGAAAAAACACCTGATAAAAAAGAAAAAAAGAAAGTTAAGAAAAAAGAAAAATAG
- the rny gene encoding ribonuclease Y, whose product MNNLILDAVILIGALAFGSILGYYTRQTIAKKQAGTIESKLNKLISEAKDEAKETLLQAKEKAGQVLEEIKAQERDRQKQLTRMEERLLRKEQDLDQKGVQFEEKYDELKTKVRKVKKIKEGLNVLRQEQIEKLEKIAQYSQDQAKEELLAVAEKEHQQALLERLSKLEKEGKEELDKKAQKIIALAMQRYAASQSSETTSSTVRLPSDDLKGRIIGKEGRNIKTLEKLTGVEILVDDTPGAIVISGFDPVRRQIAKIALEKLILDGRIQPSRIEEMVEAASEEINKKVIEAGEATVYDVGVAGINPQLIKLLGRLRFRTSYGQNILLHSLEVAHIAGAIASELGANVDLTKKAGLFHDIGKAVDHEIQGSHVEIGRKILKKFDVDEKVIEAMQAHHEEYPYTSLESIIVQVADAISGARPGARKDTLEAYLKRLKELEDLAGAFPGVKKVYAIQAGREVRVFVNPEEIDDLAANKLAKNIAEQIHHDLKYPGEIKVNVIRETRSVEYAK is encoded by the coding sequence ATGAACAATTTAATTTTGGATGCCGTTATACTTATCGGCGCTTTAGCATTTGGCTCAATCTTGGGATATTACACCAGACAGACCATTGCTAAAAAACAGGCGGGGACTATTGAGTCAAAACTAAATAAGTTAATCAGCGAAGCGAAAGACGAAGCGAAAGAAACACTACTTCAAGCGAAAGAAAAAGCGGGCCAAGTGCTTGAAGAAATCAAAGCGCAAGAAAGAGACAGGCAAAAACAACTGACTCGGATGGAAGAGCGGTTATTGAGAAAAGAGCAGGACTTGGACCAAAAAGGCGTCCAATTTGAGGAAAAATATGACGAGTTAAAAACAAAAGTCCGCAAGGTTAAAAAAATTAAAGAAGGGCTCAATGTATTACGCCAAGAGCAAATAGAGAAGTTAGAAAAAATCGCGCAATATTCGCAAGACCAAGCGAAAGAAGAACTTCTCGCTGTCGCCGAAAAAGAACACCAACAAGCGCTCTTAGAACGATTGAGTAAATTAGAAAAAGAAGGCAAAGAAGAATTAGACAAGAAAGCGCAAAAAATCATCGCTTTGGCGATGCAAAGATACGCCGCTTCGCAATCAAGCGAAACGACTTCTTCAACCGTTCGTTTGCCGAGCGACGATTTGAAAGGAAGAATTATCGGAAAAGAGGGACGAAATATTAAGACGCTGGAAAAACTCACGGGCGTGGAAATTTTAGTTGATGATACGCCCGGCGCGATTGTCATCTCTGGCTTTGACCCTGTTCGCCGTCAAATCGCTAAAATCGCTTTGGAAAAACTAATTCTTGACGGAAGAATTCAACCAAGCCGCATTGAAGAAATGGTAGAAGCCGCTTCGGAGGAAATCAATAAGAAAGTTATTGAAGCGGGAGAGGCGACTGTCTATGATGTCGGCGTCGCGGGAATTAATCCGCAATTGATTAAACTTTTAGGACGGCTTAGATTTAGAACAAGTTACGGACAAAATATTCTTTTGCACTCATTGGAAGTGGCTCATATTGCAGGCGCGATCGCCTCAGAATTGGGCGCCAATGTTGATTTGACTAAAAAAGCGGGTTTGTTTCACGATATTGGAAAAGCGGTTGACCATGAAATTCAGGGTTCTCATGTTGAGATCGGAAGAAAAATTCTCAAAAAATTTGATGTGGACGAAAAAGTGATTGAAGCAATGCAAGCGCACCACGAGGAATATCCTTACACCAGTTTGGAATCGATCATTGTTCAAGTCGCCGACGCCATCTCCGGAGCCAGGCCAGGCGCCAGAAAAGACACCCTTGAGGCGTATTTAAAACGACTGAAAGAATTGGAAGATCTCGCCGGAGCGTTCCCTGGAGTTAAAAAGGTCTATGCAATCCAAGCCGGAAGAGAAGTGCGCGTTTTCGTTAATCCAGAAGAGATAGACGACCTCGCGGCGAACAAGTTAGCTAAAAATATCGCTGAACAGATTCATCATGACTTAAAGTACCCTGGGGAAATTAAAGTTAATGTGATTAGAGAAACAAGATCAGTGGAATACGCGAAGTAG